The stretch of DNA aacccaAAGGGAACAAGTGGGGTTttgaaaggaaaaaaattaaaaattaatcctATAAATAAGCCTATCCTTGcatcaaataaacaaataaaaattataagtttTCACTTATTCATTTGAGACTATGTGGTAGTAAAGCAAGTTGCtgtattgattattttaatttaatatcttaAATGGAATgtaccaaaaaaattaaactctCATCACGGGCAGCGGTCAGTCTGCCCGCATTTGTCCCATATAAACAGCTAACACACCTAGAATTCCGAAATCTTGGTTTATTTCTCTGTTTTACCTCGGTAGGGTTTTCACATTCTTTTTTTCGCAATTAGGGCTTTTCAAGTAAGCTAAAGCTTATACGGAAAACAGGGTTTTggggattttttttctttcttcttcatctttaaTTTCAAAGTCATGATTCTGTCAAGGTTTTGAGTAGTGTTCTGTTCTGCTAAGGTTTAAAGTGACCTTTTGTTAGCAtttataagaaaaaagaaatagcAGAGAAagagatatatttatatacagtcTCTCTGATCAGCGTCATGATTATGATCTCCAATACGGGTTTGTTCTAAAGTCTTGATCTTTACAGAAGAAGAAGCCTTAAAAGCGtgtctgtatatatatatatacatatagggtacaaGTTTAAGTTTTTCTGTCTTGGGTTTCTCTCTGTTTTTTCTTTCCCTTATTGTAAAAGTAGTCATTTCTTCAAATGGGGCCTTCTGGAAGAACAAGAACAAGAACAGCAGCAAGAaagagtagtagtagtagtagcagAAGTattaacaaaagaaaaagaaaaagtcatCAGTTGAAGAAGAATGTAGTTGAACGACAAAAGAATGAAGAAACGACAACAAATGGTATTCATTCATCATCATCGCCGTTGTCGTTTTCGTCTTCTTCCAACGACGATGAGTTGCCTAAAACAGAAGGCATTGAGTTTGAAGCAGTGGACGACGTCGTTTCAACAAGCAGCAATAGCGGTTGTTCAACACCCAAAGGTAAGAGATTTCGTATACCAGATGTGGTCACGTGTCCACCAGCACCAAAAAAACAAAGGGTTATTTCTACTAATTTCTCCCTTCAGAGAACTCCAATTGCTTTCTTTGCTCCACCAGATTTAGAGCTTTTCTTCTACTTAGCTGTTCGCGGTATTTCAGTTTGAAataaaaaggaagaaaaaaaaaatagtattattattaataatgtgTGTGTGACTACTCttcataatataatttttatatattatggacCAACTTTTAATTAGTCTTTATTTTGATTGATCATAGTGTTTGAATGATtttcaagagagagagagattactACTACTGCTATTAGCTTTTgcttcttttattaattaacaataGTTAATTTGAGTTATTGGGTTTCAAATTTGTAGGGTATACTAATGATCAAGTAATAGTGTAGTCATGGAGTACTTAATATTGCTGTATATTAGTATTTTCTAATATGTATGTGGCTGACCATATGGTGGGAGTATAAGAAAGTGTTCTGAGTttgatttctcttttttttttaatttatttatttagagaagagagtggtttattatttatgttgtaATCATATGTTTTGGTTTGCTTAATATTAAGTCAACAtggaaagggaaaaaaaaaaaaagaagcataTATACAGCTTCCTTTGGTGTGCACAATATTCTCTTCTTCGTCTTCCTCtcaagtattatttttttctgatttaatagacataaatagttttttttttaatttaatatataagtaaattgtgatatatataatgtataagaCTGAAAATAGCAGCAGTCATTGAATATAGGACTGGTACATATGAGTGTTTTTAAGGGTACTAATGTACTATATATCAGCATATATATCTTATTCTTAGAGACTATAGTACCCCACTAAATAATCATATGTTATCATGTATttgataatatttattaatagttACATTTATTTTGCCTCAAATTGACAAGTAATATCTCATCAAAAAGCATTAACATCATGTACTACTGAAGAAAAGGGTTCCACCATAAGAAAAGTGCACCCCACCACACCACACCCACCGCATTGTGCGTGATGTGAAATTCTGttgtcttcttcttctcttcttattCATCAGTACTAGTCTCTGCAATAAATTAAAGATTTGCAGAGTAAAAAGGGTTTAACCATTTTCTGCTTTTTTGgtataaaaaaacacacacaagtTTCTTAGGAATGTCGCCACTGGACAAACTTCTGAGTCCAAAAACAGCAGAGATCTCACAGCTCAaagtttctatttattttatttaaagatAATGTGGAGTGGTAACATATAGTTTTGGTTTGTAGCTGAATTTGAATAATGTGATATGGTGATGGATTATAGTATATAGTaagtaattaaattgaaaaagaagaattaattagaaaaaagaaagaaagtgaTGAGATATGGAGTTAGTCAGAAATGTGGGTGTGTCAGTGTGTCTAAGGTTAGGGTAGCATAAGTAAGAGAATCCAATGAAGAGACTCGTGCGGGTTTTGTGTCCATAATTGTCA from Cannabis sativa cultivar Pink pepper isolate KNU-18-1 chromosome 2, ASM2916894v1, whole genome shotgun sequence encodes:
- the LOC115718636 gene encoding cyclin-dependent protein kinase inhibitor SMR9; this translates as MGPSGRTRTRTAARKSSSSSSRSINKRKRKSHQLKKNVVERQKNEETTTNGIHSSSSPLSFSSSSNDDELPKTEGIEFEAVDDVVSTSSNSGCSTPKGKRFRIPDVVTCPPAPKKQRVISTNFSLQRTPIAFFAPPDLELFFYLAVRGISV